One region of Primulina tabacum isolate GXHZ01 chromosome 1, ASM2559414v2, whole genome shotgun sequence genomic DNA includes:
- the LOC142506338 gene encoding uncharacterized protein LOC142506338, with amino-acid sequence MAENRDNQNELPREVPIRENFRPVVNAHYSRIARGTIAANYFELKPALINMVQQNQFGGASTADPHLYRRTFMEISDTGSSKELAPISTSGEYYYMGRFGYEVSIKVLALTTQIVGKNKAGQSTSDVALVTAEEEPVVEEAQYINNNRGYGGYRGNIPPNTYHPGLRNHENFSYANNKNVLNPPPGFNTQKGEGKSSFEDLVGTFVNRGQFPSNTEVNPRAQCKAVTLRSGKEIGIPEPTEENVDILAEEDDGKGVSVGKEKVKEPKKVLEQQPLPKMKLPYPHRLKKKGLDDQFAKFLEIFKKILVNIPFTDALEQMPNYAKFIKDVMSKKRKLQEFETVKLTEECSVILQRKLPQKLKDPGSLHVPCVISGSRVNRALCYLGVSINLILFSIYRTMKLGEVKPSTITLQLTDISLTYPRGIVEDVLVKVDKFIFPADFVILDMEEDQETPLIFGRPLLATGKALIDVHKGELTLRVVGDEVVFNFYNTITGPNGVSTGNSIDIIDSCVSQVGAGRLKKNALVRCLLESASTVDEEDWDVRGELIALNMLPKENFYAQHEELLDNASKELPKASPELKKFPSHLCYAFLDDSSSYLESYSPYVDHQRRLNPAMKEVVRAEVLKLLNAGVIVAISYSSWVSPVQMLDRVGGYHYYCFLDGYAVYNQIVIAREDQEMTTFTCPYGTFSFRRMPFGLCNAPAMFQRCMMAIFSEMVEEIMEVFMDDIYEGIVLGHKILARGMEVDRAKVVAIENLPPPKNAFNRIKTSLISAPIMIVPDWKEPFELMCDASDYSVGAVLGQRKDKMFKANYYASCTLNAAQQNYTTTEKEMLAVVFAFEKFRTYLIGTKVIVFTDHAVLRYLFAKKDAKSRLIRWIILLQEFDFEVKDKKGCENQVAYHLSRLELEEGTEGGAINESFPNKQLCKDSYTLVKSCDKCQRVGNIYRCHELPLTNIFEVELFDFWDIDFMGPFTSCFGQSYILLDVDYVSKWMEAIATSTNDARVVVKFVRRNIFTRFGTPRAIINDEDTHFCNKVFNSLLAKYDVKHRVTLAYHPQANGQAEISNREIKEIL; translated from the exons ATGGCTGAAAACAGAGATAATCAGAATGAACTCCCGAGAGAGGTGCCAATCCGAGAGAATTTCCGCCCAGTCGTCAACGCTCACTACTCCAGAATAGCTCGCGGAACCATTGCTGCTAATTACTTCGAGCTAAAGCCCGCACTcatcaacatggttcaacagaaccagtttGGAGGAGCATCCACTGCAGATCCCCATCTTTACCGAAGAACTTTTATGGAGATCTCGGACACG GGATCAAGCAAGGAGTTGGCTCCAATCTCTACCTCTGGGGAGTATTACTACATGGGCAGATTTGGTTACGAAGTTTCTATCAAA GTCTTGGCGTTGACCACACAGATTGTAGGGAAGAACAAGGCAGGCCAATCTACGTCTGATGTAGCACTGGTGACTGCCGAAGAAGAGCCTGTTGTGGAAGAAGCTCAGTACATCAACAACAATCGTGgctatggaggatatcgaggtaacattccccctaatacttatcatccaggtTTAAGGAATCACGAGAATTTCTCTTATGCGAACAACAAGaacgtgttgaatcctccaccggggttcaatacacagAAGGGTGAAGGAAAGTCGTCTtttgaggatctagttgggacgTTTGTG AATAGAGGACAGTTCCCAAGCAATACAGAGGTGAATCCTAGGGCGCAATGCAAAGCTGTCACACTGAGGAGTGGCAAGGAAATTGGAATCCCAGAGCCAACTGAAGAGAATGTAGATATTCTTGCTGAGGAAGATGATGGAAAGGGTGTAAGTGTTGGTAAAGAGAAAGTAAAGGAACCAAAAAAAGTGCTTGAACAGCAGCCTTTACCGAAGATGAAGCTTCCATATCCACATAGGTTAAAGAAGAAAGGGTTAGACGATCAGTTTGCGAAGTTTCTGGAAATCTTCAAGAAAATACTCGTTAACATCCCATTTACCGATGCATTGGAGCAAATGCCCAATTACGCTAAATTTATCAAGGATGTGATGTCCAAGAAGAGgaaacttcaagaatttgagacTGTGAAGCTAACCGAAGAGTGCAGTGTCATACTCCAAAGGAAACTCCCACAAAAACTCAAAGATCCAGGGAGCTTGCATGTTCCTTGTGTTATTAGTGGCTCTAGAGTAAATAGGGCTTTATGTTATTTAGGTGTTAGTAttaatttaattcttttttcTATTTACAGGACCATGAAGCTTGGCGAGGTAAAGCCTAGCACTATTACTTTGCAACTGACGGACATATCACTTACATATCCACGAGGGATAGTAGAGGATGTGCTGGTAAAGGTagacaaattcatatttcctgcTGATTTTGTAATTCTAGATATGGAGGAAGACCAGGAGACTCCACTTATCTTTGGAAGGCCATTATTGGCCACTGGAAAAGCCTTGATTGATGTGCACAAGGGCGAGCTCACACTGAGAGTAGTTGGAGATGAAGTTGTGTTCAATTTCTACAACACCATCACAGGGCCAAATGGGGTAAGTACTGGTAATAGTATTGATATCATTGATTCATGTGTATCCCAAGTGGGTGCGGGTAGGTTGAAAAAAAATGCCTTAGTGAGATGCTTATTGGAATCAGCATCTACAGTGGATGAAGAGGACTGGGACGTGAGAGGGGAGTTGATTGCTCTCAATATGCTGCCTAAAGAAAACTTTTATGCCCAGCACGAAGAGTTACTTGACAATGCGAGCAAAGAATTACCAAAAGCATCTCCTGAATTAAAGAAATTTCCGAGTCACTTGTGTTATGCATTCTTAGATGACAGTTCGTCCTATCTG GAATCCTATTCCCCTTATGTTGATCATCAGAGGAGGCTtaatccagccatgaaagaaGTGGTGAGAGCTGAGGtattaaaattgttaaatgctggtgtTATTGTTGCTATATCTTACAGTTCTTGGGTTTCACCagtgcaa ATGCTTGATAGAGTAGGTGGTTATCACTATTATTGCTTTCTAGATGGTTATgcagtttacaatcaaattgtcATAGCACGGGAGGATCAAGAGATGACTACCTTCACTTGCCCCTACGGTACATTTTCTTTCAGgagaatgccatttggacttTGCAATGCACCTGCTATGTTTCAGCggtgtatgatggccatattttctgAGATGGTGGAGGAAATCATGGAAGTTTTCATGGATGATATATAT GAAGGTATTGTTCTTGGGCACAAGATTTTGGCTAGAGGAATGGAAGTGGACAGAGCCAAAGTCGTGGCGATTGAAAATCTCCCACCGCCGAAGAAT gcattTAACAGGATCAAGACATCACTGATTTCTGCACCCATCATGATAGTGCCCGActggaaggagccctttgagctCATGTGCGATGCTAGCGACTATTCTGTGGGAGCAGTTTTGGGACAAAGGAAAGATAAGATGTTCAAAGCTAACTACTATGCAAGTTGCACACTTAATGCAGCCCAACAGAATTACACAACCACTGAGAAAGAAATGCTAGCAGTGGTGTTTGCATTCGAAAAGTTCAGAACTTATCTCATTGGAACCaaggtaattgttttcactgaccatgcggTTCTTCGTTACTTGTTTGCCAAAAAGGATGCAAAGTCCAGATTGATACGATGGATAATCCtacttcaagaatttgactttgaagTCAAAGACAAGAAAGGCTGCGAGAACCAGGTGGCATATCACTTGTCACGCCTGGAGCTGGAAGAAGGAACTGAAGGCGGAGCTATCAATGAGTCATTCCCAAACAAACAACTCTGCAAG GACAGTTATACTTTAGTAAAGTCATGTGATAAATGCCAAAGAGTCGGCAATATTTATAGATGCCACGAGTTACCactaacaaatatttttgaggtCGAACTTTTTGATTTTTGGGATATTGATTTCATGGGTCCATTCACATCCTGttttggtcaatcttatatTTTACTTGATGTTGACTATGTATCCAAATGGAtggaagcaattgccaccagtactaatgatgctcgGGTTGTTGTTAAGTTTGTCCGCAGGAACATCTTTACAAGATTTGGAACTCCTAGAGCCATAATTAATGATGAAGATACACATTTCTGTAACAAAGTTTTCAACTCACTGTTGGCTAAGTATGATGTGAAGCACAGGGTGACACTAGCATACCACCCGCAAGCTAATGGGCAAGCAGAAATATCCAACCGGGAGATCAAGgagatattataa